A window from Solanum stenotomum isolate F172 chromosome 7, ASM1918654v1, whole genome shotgun sequence encodes these proteins:
- the LOC125869685 gene encoding uncharacterized protein LOC125869685 produces the protein MSKFLFGVSDLVKTECKNAMLLEDVNISKLMTHAQQVEEDMLREMAKDNKKDQKGRASGSKFQGSASSKRTFQTYPKCGKNHPDECLARTEGCFGYGQSGHRLKDCPSARQGQGSNNNKAQSIAPTTPAGRPTQ, from the exons atgagtaagtttctGTTTGGGGTATCTGACTTGGTGAAGACAGAGTGCAAGAATGCTATGCTATTAGAGGATGTGAATATCTCTAAgcttatgactcatgctcagcaggttgaggaagatatgCTTAGGGAAATGGCTAAGGACAACAAAAAG gatcagaaaggtagggcatcaggctctaaatTTCAGGGGAGTGCTTCGAGTAAAAGAACCTTCCAAACTtatccaaagtgtggtaagaaccatccggacGAGTGTCTTGCACGCACAGAAGGCTGCTTTGGGTATGGTCAGTCTGGGcataggttgaaggattgcCCTTCTGCCAGGCAGGGGCAAGGAAGTAACAACAATAAAGCTCAGTCTATAGCTCCAACaacaccagcaggtcgcccaacTCAGTAG